TGCCGCTCACGACCTCCCGATTCCCGTTCAAGACGGTGGCGCCGTGCCTGACCGCATGGTCGATCTGCACGGTCGCCACATCGCCGACGAATACCGGCGTGCCACCGGTTTCCTTGATGACAATGCGCTCGATATCCGCGAGTGTCCGGATCAGCCCGACACCCCGCACGATGTATTTTTCGGCGTTCTTTTCGAGGATATTGCCGCCGGCGTTGGCGTTGTTGCGGGCGACGGCGTCAAAGATGTCATGGAGTGTCAGATCGTATTTCCGCAACAGGGCCGGCTCCACGAGGACTTGATACTGCTTGACGTAGCCCCCCATCGAGTTCACGTCGATCACTTCCGGTGTGCTCTTCAGCAGGGGGCGGATGATCCAGTCTTGAATGGTGCGCTGATCGATCAAATTCTGGTGCTGCATGGATTCGTCCGGGAGAGGGCTCTGAGGTCCCTCCAGGTAGTATTGAAACACTTCGCCCAGGCCCGTGCTGTTGGGGGCCAGCATCGGTTCCGCGCCGGGGGGCAGCAGTTCTTTCACCTCGATCAGACGCTCGAGGACGAGCTGGCGCGCGAGGTTGATGTCCATGGAGTCGTCGAACACGATGGTGACGAGCGAGAGGCCGACCTTGGTCAGGGAGCGCATTTCCGTCAGCGCGGGGACGCCGGTCATTTGGAGTTCGATCGGGTACGTCACCACCCGCTCAACCTCCTCCGGCGAGAGCCCGGGGGCCTTGGTCACGACCTGCACCAGCACGCTGGTGACGTCGGGAAAGGCGTCGATGGGAATGGTTGTGAAGGCGTAGAGGCCTCCGGCCCCGATCATGATGGCAAAGATCACGACGAGCATGCGTTGGCGGAGCGAAATATCGAGCAGACGGTCGACCATCAGACTTGTTCCCTCAAGAGCTCGGACGTGAGAGCGAACACGCTATGCGTCGTGATCGGGTGGCCTTTTCTGCCCGAGCTATGTGCATCGAATAAACGAGTGGCCATCAGGCTTGTTTCTTCAAGAGCTCGGACTTCAAGACAAAGGCGCCGTGCGTCACGATCGGCTCCCCTTCGTGAAGGCCCCCGAGGATGGTGGTGAGGGCGCCGTTGGATTCACCGGTCTGGACCTCGCGGGCTTCGTACTCGTTCACGCTGCGCTGGACGAAGACGAAGGTCCGATCCTGATCCCGTTGCAGCGCGGCTTCCGGCACGGTCAGCCGGTCCGGCTGCGATTCCGAGTGGAGGCGGATCGTCGCGAACATTTCCGGCTTCAATCGCCCTTCAGGATTCGGCAGCTCCAGCCGGAGCTGCATGGTGCGGGTGGCGGGATCCAGGACATCGCCGACGTAGGTGATCGTGCCTTTGAAGATTTCCCGCGGGTAGGCGTTGATGCGCACTTCCGCCTGCGTGCCGCCTGAGGCATGAATGGAATGGACGAAGGGGATGTCTTTCTCCGGAATGTTGGCCCGCACCCACACTTCCGACAGGTCGGCGACCACGAAGAGTTTCTCGGTCGTCTCGACGACTTCGCCTCTGGTCAAGTGGCGTCCGATGATGCGGCCGGCAAAAGGCGCCACGATCGGGACGTGGGAACGAATGTCCCGGCTTTTATTGAGGCGGCGAAATTCTCCGTCAGTCATGCCGAGGAGCTTCAGGTGATCGCGCGCCTCATGGGCTTCCGCCTGCATGCTGAGCAGCTCCGCGTGGCGGCGCTGGGCTTCCGCCTCGCCGATGACTTGTTCCTGCAGCAGAAACTTCGCCCGCGCATAAGCCTGCTCGGCGACATGGAGTTTGGCCTGCGATTTCAGATACGCCGACTGCGCCAGGCCGAGGTCGCTGCTGTACAAGATCGCCAGGAGAGCGTTGGCTTCGACCTGTTGCCCCAGGTCCGCATAGACATCCACCACGCGGCCGCGGACCAGTGTCGTGATATCGGCCATGGCGCGCTCGTTCGGCTGCAGGATGGCGGGAAAGTCCCGGTAGGTCCGGAAGTCGCTGCGAGTGGCCGGCTGAACGACCAGTCCGATGCGCGACGATTCCTCTGCTGGCAGGCGGACGATCCCGGGAGCCGGGGCGGCAGCCTGCAGCTTGGGCACGACGGCTTCGCTGGGCGTTCTGTCGCATCCTGACCCAGCCAGGAGCAGGCCGAAAAGCAGGCCCAGAAGGGAATGGGAGTGAGAGGTTGTTGTCATGATTGGTTGTACTCCGCTCTGCGCGTCCGATTTCTGCCGAGTCATAGTGCTCCGCCAACGGCCCGCTCAAGGCGTGCCAGCGAGACAGATAATTCGTATCGGGCCTGGGCGTAGTCCATCTGGATCTGGCGCTGGACCCGCTGGGCATCGAAGACGTCCAAGAGGCTGGATGCGCCCTGCTGGAAACTGAATTGGGCGAGCCGCAGTGCTTCCTGGGCTTGCTTCAAGAGCCCCTTGTCGAAGACCGTGATCAAATCAGCCGTGGTTCTGGCATCTTGATAATGCTGATGGATGGCCCTGGCCAGGTCGTTGCGGGCGCGCAACAGCTCCGCCTCTTCACGGCGTTTCTCGCCCAGCGAGGCCGCGATCTCTCCCTGCTTCCGGTACCACAGCGGCAGGGGAACCGACAGGCCGCCTTGCACCGCTTCGCGCCCGATCTCCCGCCAATAACTGCCGTTCACGGTCACGCTGGGCACCCGTGATTGCCGCTCGAATTCGACCTTCCAGTCCGACTGTTCCACCGATTTCAGGAGGCGTTGAATGGTCGGATGCTGGACCGCCATGCGGGCCATCAGCCCTTCGATGTGCAATTCCCGCAAGCTCCCTGCAAATTCGCCCTGAACCAGGTAGGCGGATTCCAGTGCGCCGCCGGTCAGGGTATTCACCACGACACGATTGATCCGGACCGCGTTGTCCGCGCGCGCGAGTTGCTGCCGGGCCTTCAATACTTCAACCTCGGCCTTGATCGATTCGAATTGAGGCCCCTCGCCGGATTTGACCCGCGCCTTGACGATCCGGGCCACGCTTTCGACGGTCTCCAGATTCTGCCGGGCGAGGGCGGCATCCTGTTGGGCTAGAAGCAAGTCATAAAACGCCACCTTGACCTGGGTCGTCAGATTCAGCCGGGTCTCCGACAGGCCCGCGTTGGCCGTTGCCAGTCCCGCCTCCGCCGCCTGCTTCCGGGCGTTCCGCATCGCCGGCCATTCCAGCGGCTGGCCGAGCGTCACGTTGTATTCGGTGAGCGATTCACGGTCCAGGGACTCGCGGATATTGGCGCGGCCGGTGTCCCGCACCTCGCCATAGCCCACGTTGCCGAAGACGGTTGGGTTGGGATAGGCGCCGGCGGCGGTTTGCTGGCCGCGCTGCCGGTCAATGAGCCCTTCCGCGGACGACACCACAGGATTTCTCGCCAGCGCCAGGTCAAGTATCGAGTCGAGCGTATAGACCGTGGGGAGCGGTTCCTGCGCCAGGCTTGGCGAACAGAGGAGTGCCGCTCCACACAGCATGGCGCCGAAATAGACGAGAGAAAAAGCGGCGCGCGGGCGCATTTGCATAATTCCGACGAACGCGGTGCTCATGTCATTCCCTTCTTCATGCCGGGCGCGCAGAAATGAGCATTTGGGCGGTGGGTGTCATGCTTCTGAGCGGATCGGCAGGATTGAGCCAGACGTTGTAGTGAATCGTGCCGGCGCGGGCAAAGCAGAGGCTCACGTAGCCGTCCGGCGGAATGGTGGCGGTGTCGTCGAGTGATCCAAAGCGGGTAAAGCCTTTCCCGCAGGACACAGCGTCCGCTGTGAGCGTGCTCAGAAGCCCAATCGTGACCGGAGCCGTCCGCCGGTTTTGCCAGCGCACTTCATCGCCGACGTGGACGTACAAGTGCCGCGGGCTGACGTGTTCCTGAATCTGGACGTAATGCGTTCGCCCGGGTTCCGTGACGCTTGTGGAGCTGGCGCAGCTTGCGAGACTGCCGAGGCACAGGACAGCGGCGGCAAGTTGCCGTGACAGGATGAAACATGGGCTGAGAAAATCGTTCCGCACAGGTGTCTCCTTATCTTGGTATCGCACGTTCTTATTGATCGCAGGCATCATCTGTTTGTACGGCGTGTGGGTCATAGTGAGCAGCGGTCAGTCTCCATCTGGTCGGCGCGTTTCCCCGCTGCAACGAAGGCAGCGGCGCCGCCGGTTCTTGCGGTTCAGGGGGAAGCGGGCGGGCACATCAGCCGACAGTGCTTGCCGAGGCGCCGGTGTCCGTCAGTGTACGAAGGGTTCGCCGTGGTTGCGTTGACTCAGAAAAAGACTCCGTGTGTTCCCTGATCGAAGCGGTGCCCGGCCGGCTGGCCGGGCACCCAGGCGCTCGTGTCCACCGTGTGTGATGCACCGCGCATGGAATGGCATGGTGTGGCATGACCGGGAAGGATATTAGCGAGTGAGCCGGATCAGTTTGCCGGAAACCGTGCCCCTTGCTCCGCGCATGCCCTTGGCGTTCATGACCACCGGGCTCCCGTTCGAATGGCATTCCCGATTCGTCAGAATCACCGGATCGATGACGTCGCCGCAGTTGAGACAGAGCCAGCCGTCAAATGCCCACCATTGGTCGGCACCAAAGTGTGTGGCCACGCTTAGCCCATGACATCGCCGGCATTTCATCGTGTGAACGCGCTTCAAGGGTTGCATTGGACTGCACGGTTCCTGTCGTTGTTTCTCCAGAGCCAGATCAATCAGTGACGGGGTTTTCCGGCACATCCCGTACAGGAGGGGCAGCATGCCACGGGAGTTGCCGTTGAGCCCCGGCCACCGATCGATCTGACTGTGCTGGACGAGTGCGATGGGTCATCTCATGTCCTATTAATGGGGCTGGAGAACGAATAGGTACATTTCAGCTTTAACAGTTCCGTATCGAGCGGCTTGACGAGGTATTCCTGTGCCCACATTCTGACGGCGTCGCGGAGCTTCCCGATATGGCGCGCGTCGGCCATGACGAGGACCGGAATGGCGGGATGGCGGTCTTTCATCTCCTGGAGCACCGCCATTCCGCCGAGCAAGGGCATGTCCATCTCCAGCAGCATGCCTGCGAACGAGTGGGTGGGCGGGGTATGGGCCAGGAGCGTCAGCGCCGACAGGCCGTTGTCTTCTCCAACTGTATCGAATCCCCACTGAGTCAGCCGATGACAAGCCGCCAGCCGTGCCCGATCATCGTGATCCACGATCAGAATGCGCGGGCGCACCAGGGGTTCCTTGAGCGCGCCGGGCGTGTGGTGAGTCTGTCTGTTTTCTTGATCGAATGAGCTTCGTCTCATGGTCTGCGCGATGCCGCCCTCGTGCGAATCAAGGTCATGGCCGGCCT
The Nitrospira sp. genome window above contains:
- a CDS encoding efflux RND transporter periplasmic adaptor subunit, which codes for MTTTSHSHSLLGLLFGLLLAGSGCDRTPSEAVVPKLQAAAPAPGIVRLPAEESSRIGLVVQPATRSDFRTYRDFPAILQPNERAMADITTLVRGRVVDVYADLGQQVEANALLAILYSSDLGLAQSAYLKSQAKLHVAEQAYARAKFLLQEQVIGEAEAQRRHAELLSMQAEAHEARDHLKLLGMTDGEFRRLNKSRDIRSHVPIVAPFAGRIIGRHLTRGEVVETTEKLFVVADLSEVWVRANIPEKDIPFVHSIHASGGTQAEVRINAYPREIFKGTITYVGDVLDPATRTMQLRLELPNPEGRLKPEMFATIRLHSESQPDRLTVPEAALQRDQDRTFVFVQRSVNEYEAREVQTGESNGALTTILGGLHEGEPIVTHGAFVLKSELLKKQA
- a CDS encoding TolC family protein translates to MSTAFVGIMQMRPRAAFSLVYFGAMLCGAALLCSPSLAQEPLPTVYTLDSILDLALARNPVVSSAEGLIDRQRGQQTAAGAYPNPTVFGNVGYGEVRDTGRANIRESLDRESLTEYNVTLGQPLEWPAMRNARKQAAEAGLATANAGLSETRLNLTTQVKVAFYDLLLAQQDAALARQNLETVESVARIVKARVKSGEGPQFESIKAEVEVLKARQQLARADNAVRINRVVVNTLTGGALESAYLVQGEFAGSLRELHIEGLMARMAVQHPTIQRLLKSVEQSDWKVEFERQSRVPSVTVNGSYWREIGREAVQGGLSVPLPLWYRKQGEIAASLGEKRREEAELLRARNDLARAIHQHYQDARTTADLITVFDKGLLKQAQEALRLAQFSFQQGASSLLDVFDAQRVQRQIQMDYAQARYELSVSLARLERAVGGAL
- a CDS encoding response regulator; protein product: MRRSSFDQENRQTHHTPGALKEPLVRPRILIVDHDDRARLAACHRLTQWGFDTVGEDNGLSALTLLAHTPPTHSFAGMLLEMDMPLLGGMAVLQEMKDRHPAIPVLVMADARHIGKLRDAVRMWAQEYLVKPLDTELLKLKCTYSFSSPINRT